Proteins from a genomic interval of Kitasatospora herbaricolor:
- a CDS encoding pyridoxal phosphate-dependent aminotransferase, which translates to MSASTPQPDSSVRPADRRVSARIGAIAESATLAVDAKAKALKAAGRPVIGFGAGEPDFPTPDYIVETAVEACRDPKNHRYTPAGGLPELKAAIAAKTLRDSGYEVDASQVLVTNGGKQAIYEAFAAILDPGDEVIVPAPYWTTYPESIQLAGGVPVEVVADETTGYKVSVEQLEAARTENTKVLLFVSPSNPTGAVYTRDEVEAVGRWALEHGLWVLTDEIYEHLVYGDAEFVSLPALLPELADKTIVVNGVAKTYAMTGWRVGWVIGPKDVIKAATNLQSHATSNVSNVAQRAAVAAVSGDLSAVHEMRTAFDRRRQTIVRLLNEIDGVVCPEPEGAFYAYPSVKGLLGKEIRGKRPQTSAELASLILDEAEVAVVPGEAFGTPGYLRLSYALGDADLAEGVGRLQKLLGEARD; encoded by the coding sequence ATGAGCGCTTCCACCCCGCAGCCCGACAGTTCCGTCCGCCCCGCCGACCGCCGGGTGTCCGCCCGGATCGGCGCGATCGCCGAGTCCGCCACCCTCGCCGTGGACGCCAAGGCCAAGGCCCTCAAGGCGGCCGGCCGGCCGGTCATCGGCTTCGGCGCCGGCGAGCCGGACTTCCCCACCCCGGACTACATCGTCGAGACGGCCGTCGAGGCCTGCCGCGACCCGAAGAACCACCGCTACACCCCCGCCGGCGGCCTGCCCGAGCTCAAGGCCGCCATCGCCGCCAAGACGCTGCGCGACTCCGGCTACGAGGTGGACGCCTCGCAGGTGCTGGTCACCAACGGCGGCAAGCAGGCCATCTACGAGGCCTTCGCCGCGATCCTCGACCCGGGCGACGAGGTCATCGTGCCTGCCCCGTACTGGACCACCTACCCCGAGTCGATCCAGCTCGCGGGCGGCGTGCCGGTCGAGGTCGTGGCCGACGAGACCACCGGCTACAAGGTCTCGGTCGAGCAGCTGGAGGCCGCGCGCACCGAGAACACCAAGGTCCTGCTGTTCGTCTCGCCCTCCAACCCGACCGGCGCGGTGTACACCCGCGACGAGGTCGAGGCGGTCGGCCGCTGGGCCCTGGAGCACGGCCTCTGGGTGCTCACCGACGAGATCTACGAGCACCTGGTCTACGGCGACGCCGAGTTCGTCTCGCTGCCGGCCCTGCTGCCCGAGCTCGCCGACAAGACCATCGTGGTCAACGGCGTGGCCAAGACGTACGCCATGACCGGCTGGCGGGTCGGCTGGGTGATCGGCCCCAAGGACGTCATCAAGGCCGCGACCAACCTCCAGTCGCACGCCACCTCGAACGTCTCCAACGTGGCCCAGCGCGCCGCCGTCGCCGCCGTCTCCGGCGACCTCTCCGCCGTGCACGAGATGCGGACCGCCTTCGACCGCCGCCGGCAGACCATCGTCCGGCTGCTCAACGAGATCGACGGTGTGGTCTGCCCCGAGCCCGAGGGCGCCTTCTACGCCTACCCGTCGGTGAAGGGCCTGCTCGGCAAGGAGATCCGGGGCAAGCGCCCGCAGACCTCGGCCGAGCTGGCGAGCCTGATCCTGGACGAGGCCGAGGTCGCGGTCGTCCCCGGCGAGGCCTTCGGGACGCCTGGCTACCTGCGCCTGTCCTACGCGCTCGGCGACGCCGACCTCGCCGAGGGCGTCGGCCGCCTGCAGAAGCTGCTCGGCGAGGCCCGCGACTGA
- a CDS encoding adenosine deaminase — protein sequence MERLPVPRDVRDLPKAHLHLHFTGSMRPATLLELAAKHRMRLPEALSSGEPPQLRATDERGWFRFQRLYDTARSVLRDEEDIRRLVLETAEDERRDGSRWLEIQVDPTSYAPLLGGLIPALELILDAVRHASEVTGVGIRVLVAANRMKSPMDARTLARLAVRYADQGVVGFGLSNDERRGLARDFDRAFAIARNGGLLAAPHGGELAGPESVRDCLDDLGAGRIGHGVRAAEDLRLMQRLADRQITCEVCPSSNVSLGVYERPEDVPLRRLFDAGVPLALGADDPLLFGSRLAAQYGLARDVLGFNDAELAELARQSVRGSRAPEDVRKELLADIDTWLAG from the coding sequence ATGGAACGCCTGCCTGTACCCCGCGACGTGAGGGACCTGCCGAAGGCCCATCTCCACCTGCACTTCACCGGTTCGATGCGCCCGGCCACCCTGCTGGAACTCGCCGCCAAGCACCGGATGCGACTGCCGGAGGCGCTCAGCTCCGGCGAGCCGCCGCAACTGCGCGCCACCGACGAGCGCGGCTGGTTCCGCTTCCAGCGGCTGTACGACACCGCCCGCTCCGTCCTCCGGGACGAGGAGGACATCCGGCGCCTGGTGCTGGAGACCGCCGAGGACGAGCGGCGCGACGGCTCCCGCTGGCTGGAGATCCAGGTCGACCCGACCTCGTACGCCCCGCTGCTCGGCGGGCTGATCCCGGCCCTGGAACTGATCCTGGACGCCGTCCGGCACGCCTCCGAGGTCACCGGGGTGGGCATCCGGGTGCTGGTCGCGGCCAACCGGATGAAATCGCCGATGGACGCCCGCACCCTGGCCCGGCTGGCCGTCCGGTACGCCGACCAGGGCGTGGTGGGTTTCGGCCTCTCCAACGACGAACGGCGCGGCCTCGCCCGTGATTTCGACCGGGCCTTCGCCATCGCCAGGAACGGCGGACTGCTGGCCGCCCCGCACGGCGGTGAACTGGCCGGCCCGGAATCCGTCCGGGACTGCCTGGACGACCTGGGGGCCGGCCGGATCGGCCACGGCGTCCGGGCCGCGGAGGACCTGCGGCTGATGCAGCGCCTGGCCGACCGGCAGATCACCTGCGAGGTCTGCCCCTCGTCCAACGTCTCGCTCGGCGTCTACGAGCGCCCCGAGGACGTCCCGCTGCGCCGGCTCTTCGACGCGGGGGTGCCGCTGGCGCTCGGCGCCGACGACCCGCTGCTGTTCGGCTCCCGGCTGGCCGCCCAGTACGGGCTGGCCCGGGACGTGCTGGGCTTCAACGACGCCGAGCTGGCCGAGCTGGCCCGGCAGTCGGTTCGGGGCTCGCGCGCGCCGGAGGACGTCCGGAAGGAACTGCTCGCCGACATCGACACCTGGCTGGCGGGCTGA
- a CDS encoding UDP-N-acetylmuramate dehydrogenase: MLVQHDAPLAPLTTLRLGGPARRLVTATTDAEVVSAVREADAAGEPLLVIGGGSNLVIGDAGFDGTVLRIATTGFELDGTALELAAGEVWAEAVAEAVDKGLAGIEFLAGIPGSAGATPVQNVGAYGQEVSTGITEVVAYDRRAGESVTLTGAECGFSYRHSRFKADPERYVVLRVRFELEDNGGLSTPVRYAETARHLGVEVGERVDLAAARDAVLRLRAGKGMVLDAADHDTWSAGSFFTNPILTADQYADFRARLDGRTAPAYPAPDGCTKTSAAWLIDQAGFGKGYGAGPATLSTKHTLALTNRGAATAGDLLALAREIRDGVRAAFGVELVNEPVMVGVRL; the protein is encoded by the coding sequence GTGCTGGTACAACACGACGCCCCCCTCGCCCCGCTGACCACCCTCCGGCTCGGCGGCCCCGCCCGGCGGCTGGTCACCGCGACCACCGACGCCGAGGTGGTCTCGGCCGTCCGCGAGGCCGACGCCGCGGGTGAGCCGCTGCTGGTCATCGGCGGCGGCAGCAACCTGGTGATCGGCGACGCCGGCTTCGACGGGACGGTGCTGCGGATCGCCACCACCGGTTTCGAGCTGGACGGCACGGCGCTGGAGCTGGCGGCCGGCGAGGTCTGGGCCGAGGCGGTGGCCGAGGCGGTGGACAAGGGCCTGGCCGGCATCGAGTTCCTGGCCGGCATCCCCGGCTCGGCCGGCGCCACGCCGGTGCAGAACGTCGGCGCGTACGGCCAGGAGGTGTCCACCGGCATCACCGAGGTGGTCGCCTACGACCGCCGGGCCGGCGAGAGCGTCACGCTGACCGGCGCCGAGTGCGGCTTCTCCTACCGGCACAGCCGCTTCAAGGCGGACCCGGAGCGCTACGTGGTGCTGCGGGTGCGCTTCGAGCTGGAGGACAACGGCGGGCTCTCCACCCCGGTGCGGTACGCGGAGACGGCCAGGCACCTGGGGGTGGAGGTCGGCGAGCGGGTGGACCTGGCCGCCGCCCGGGACGCCGTGCTGCGGCTGCGGGCGGGCAAGGGCATGGTGCTGGACGCGGCCGACCACGACACCTGGTCGGCGGGCTCCTTCTTCACCAACCCGATCCTGACGGCCGACCAGTACGCCGACTTCCGGGCCAGGTTGGACGGTCGCACCGCGCCCGCCTACCCGGCGCCGGACGGGTGCACCAAGACCTCCGCCGCCTGGCTGATCGACCAGGCCGGCTTCGGCAAGGGCTACGGCGCCGGGCCGGCCACCCTCTCCACCAAGCACACCCTGGCGCTCACCAACCGGGGCGCCGCCACCGCGGGCGACCTGCTGGCGCTGGCCCGGGAGATCCGGGACGGCGTGCGGGCGGCCTTCGGGGTGGAGCTGGTCAACGAGCCGGTGATGGTGGGCGTCCGGCTGTAG
- a CDS encoding MaoC family dehydratase translates to MAISFDEVEVGTELPGRSFPVTRDTLVRYAGASGDFNPIHWNEKFALEVGLPDVIAHGMFTMAEAVRVVTDWLGDPGAVVEYGVRFTRPVPVPNDGTGAVIDVTAKVAALLEDRKVRVDLVATSGGQKVLGMSRAVVQLA, encoded by the coding sequence ATGGCGATCAGCTTTGACGAGGTCGAGGTCGGCACCGAGCTGCCCGGCCGGTCCTTCCCGGTGACCCGCGACACGCTGGTGCGGTACGCGGGCGCGTCCGGCGACTTCAACCCGATCCACTGGAACGAGAAGTTCGCGCTGGAGGTCGGCCTGCCCGACGTCATCGCGCACGGCATGTTCACCATGGCCGAGGCCGTCCGGGTGGTCACCGACTGGCTGGGCGACCCCGGCGCGGTGGTCGAGTACGGCGTGCGCTTCACCCGCCCGGTGCCGGTGCCCAACGACGGCACCGGCGCGGTGATCGACGTCACCGCCAAGGTCGCGGCGCTGCTGGAGGACCGCAAGGTCCGGGTCGACCTGGTGGCGACCTCCGGCGGCCAGAAGGTGCTGGGCATGTCCCGCGCGGTCGTGCAGCTGGCCTGA
- a CDS encoding MaoC family dehydratase N-terminal domain-containing protein produces MPLDPAFIGRTYPPTEPYEVGREKIREFAAAVGDDNPAYSDPEAAKALGHPDVIAPPTFPFVITYRAAAQVVEDPELGLDFTRVVHGDQKFAYTRPVRAGDRLSVVVTIDAIKSLAGNDVLTVRGEVSDGSGEHVVTSLMTLVARAADEAGE; encoded by the coding sequence ATGCCGCTCGACCCCGCCTTCATCGGGCGGACCTACCCGCCCACCGAGCCCTACGAGGTCGGCCGCGAGAAGATCCGCGAGTTCGCCGCCGCCGTCGGTGACGACAACCCGGCGTACTCCGACCCGGAGGCCGCCAAGGCGCTGGGCCACCCGGACGTGATCGCCCCGCCGACCTTCCCCTTCGTCATCACCTACCGGGCCGCCGCCCAGGTGGTCGAGGACCCGGAGCTCGGCCTGGACTTCACCCGGGTGGTGCACGGCGACCAGAAGTTCGCCTACACCCGCCCGGTGCGGGCCGGCGACCGGCTCTCGGTCGTGGTGACCATCGACGCCATCAAGTCGCTGGCCGGCAACGACGTGCTGACGGTGCGCGGCGAGGTGTCCGACGGCAGCGGCGAGCACGTGGTCACGTCCTTGATGACCCTGGTGGCCCGGGCCGCCGACGAGGCGGGGGAGTAG
- the rpmG gene encoding 50S ribosomal protein L33 codes for MAATDVRPKITLACVECKERNYITKKNRRNDPDRLEMKKHCPRCNSHTAHRETR; via the coding sequence GTGGCTGCCACCGATGTCCGCCCGAAGATCACGCTGGCCTGCGTGGAGTGCAAGGAGCGGAACTACATCACCAAGAAGAACCGGCGTAACGACCCGGACCGTCTTGAGATGAAGAAGCACTGCCCCCGCTGCAACTCGCACACTGCGCACCGCGAGACCCGCTGA
- a CDS encoding hydrolase, whose translation MTADSTPADGPQQGHGPAANPLGHGPVLLLTGARLADGRVVDVRISGDRIQAVGTVGSLAPLHALPGGPTSTTGARIDLAGYLLLPAPAEAHAHYDLAFSAALAAPPPETAADLTRRVTEAALTSLGYGATAQRTHVRIGDVHGLRRLEAVLTARQSLRGLAELQAVAMPGLLTGLAGADGRAQLRDALKLGATAAGGCPDLDPDPAGYVQVLLEAAGEADCPVDLHTRAAEPAGLARLAAALAPLRPRVTLGPCGALGPDGPGVLAQAGIRVVCLPQNGCCTGVPGRPNGLRTSLVAELTRAGVPVAAGSGSLRDTANPAGRADPLEAAYLLAAGGVSVEAAYDAVANQARTALGLPPVRVDAGFPAELLAVRGDSLAGALAGGHSRLVVHAGRIVSRTSAVREFADTVALALPRQSTPE comes from the coding sequence ATGACCGCGGACAGCACACCCGCCGACGGGCCGCAGCAGGGCCACGGCCCGGCCGCCAACCCGCTCGGGCACGGCCCCGTCCTGCTCCTCACCGGAGCCCGGCTCGCGGACGGCCGGGTGGTCGACGTCCGGATCAGCGGCGACCGGATCCAGGCTGTCGGCACCGTCGGCAGCCTCGCCCCGCTGCACGCCCTGCCCGGCGGCCCCACCTCCACCACCGGCGCCCGGATCGACCTGGCCGGCTACCTGCTGCTGCCGGCCCCCGCCGAGGCGCACGCGCACTACGACCTCGCGTTCTCCGCCGCCCTGGCCGCCCCGCCCCCGGAGACCGCCGCCGACCTGACACGCCGGGTCACCGAGGCCGCCCTCACCTCCCTGGGCTACGGCGCCACCGCCCAGCGCACCCACGTCCGGATCGGCGACGTGCACGGCCTGCGCCGCCTGGAGGCCGTGCTCACCGCCCGGCAGTCCCTGCGCGGCCTCGCCGAACTCCAGGCCGTCGCGATGCCCGGGCTGCTCACCGGCCTCGCCGGCGCGGACGGCCGGGCCCAGCTGCGCGACGCCCTCAAGCTCGGCGCCACCGCCGCCGGCGGCTGCCCCGACCTGGACCCCGACCCGGCCGGCTACGTCCAGGTCCTGCTGGAGGCCGCCGGCGAGGCCGACTGCCCGGTCGACCTGCACACCCGGGCCGCCGAGCCGGCCGGGCTGGCCAGGCTCGCCGCGGCGCTCGCCCCGCTGCGCCCGCGCGTCACCCTCGGCCCGTGCGGCGCGCTCGGCCCGGACGGACCGGGCGTGCTGGCACAGGCCGGCATCCGGGTGGTCTGCCTGCCGCAGAACGGCTGCTGCACCGGGGTCCCGGGCCGTCCGAACGGCCTGCGCACCTCCCTGGTGGCCGAGTTGACAAGGGCCGGGGTGCCGGTGGCGGCCGGCAGCGGCTCGCTGCGGGACACCGCCAACCCGGCCGGCCGGGCCGACCCGCTGGAGGCCGCCTACCTGCTGGCCGCCGGCGGCGTGAGCGTGGAGGCCGCGTACGACGCCGTCGCCAACCAGGCCAGGACCGCCCTCGGCCTGCCGCCCGTTCGGGTGGACGCGGGCTTCCCCGCCGAGCTGCTGGCCGTCCGCGGCGACAGCCTCGCGGGCGCGCTCGCCGGCGGCCACAGCCGCCTGGTCGTGCACGCCGGACGGATCGTCAGCCGCACCAGCGCGGTACGGGAGTTCGCCGACACGGTGGCGCTCGCGCTGCCCCGCCAGAGCACTCCGGAGTAG
- a CDS encoding superoxide dismutase — MGQYTLPDLAYDYSALERAMTGEILELHHSKHHAAYVKGANDTLEQIAEAREKDQFGGLVGLQKTLAFHLSGHVLHSLFWENLSPDGGDRPDGALADAIEEHLGGFEAFKKQLTTATVGVQGSGWGILSWEPLGKRLIVEQVYDHHGNVGQGTTPLLAFDAWEHAYYLQYKNVRPDYVTKLWDVVNWNDVSARFTAAQG; from the coding sequence ATGGGCCAGTACACCCTCCCCGACCTCGCCTACGACTACTCCGCCCTTGAGCGCGCGATGACCGGCGAGATCCTGGAACTGCACCACTCCAAGCACCACGCCGCCTACGTGAAGGGCGCCAACGACACCCTGGAGCAGATCGCCGAGGCCCGCGAGAAGGACCAGTTCGGCGGCCTGGTGGGCCTGCAGAAGACCCTCGCCTTCCACCTGTCGGGCCACGTCCTGCACTCGCTCTTCTGGGAGAACCTCTCGCCCGACGGCGGCGACCGCCCCGACGGCGCCCTCGCCGACGCCATCGAGGAGCACCTCGGCGGCTTCGAGGCCTTCAAGAAGCAGCTCACCACCGCCACCGTCGGCGTCCAGGGCTCGGGCTGGGGCATCCTCTCCTGGGAGCCGCTCGGCAAGCGCCTGATCGTCGAGCAGGTCTACGACCACCATGGCAACGTCGGCCAGGGCACCACCCCGCTACTGGCCTTCGACGCCTGGGAGCACGCCTACTACCTGCAGTACAAGAACGTCCGCCCGGACTACGTCACCAAGCTGTGGGACGTCGTCAACTGGAACGACGTCTCCGCCCGCTTCACCGCCGCCCAGGGCTGA